The Malus domestica chromosome 06, GDT2T_hap1 genome has a segment encoding these proteins:
- the LOC103437923 gene encoding rhamnogalacturonan I rhamnosyltransferase 1-like, producing MFVRGRENIQRLMCKVEKKERKGVMGFKVLGGGGGGGEKLKNSMLVTAASSPSRSKMKLWMIRATSSVLLWTCIVQLTALGDMWGPRVLKGWPACFSLESAAASSVLQDRLPSLPARALPPKRVYKNNGYLMVSCNGGLNQMRAAICDMVAIARYLNVTLIVPELDKTSFWADPSEFKDIFDVDHFITSLRDEVRILKELPPRVKRRVELGMFYTMPPVSWSDMSYYRNQILPLIQKYKVVHLNRTDARLANNGQPLEIQKLRCRVNFSALRFTSQIEELGRRVIRLLRQNGPFLVLHLRYEMDMLAFSGCTQGCNIEEVEELTRMRYAYPWWKEKIINSDLKRKDGLCPLTPEETALTLSALDIDRDIQIYIAAGEIYGAERRMASLREAFPKLVRKETLLEPSDLRFFQNHSSQMAALDYLVSLESDIFVPTYDGNMAKVVEGHRRFLGFKKTILLDRRLLVDLIDRYTSGSLNWDEFSSAVKEAHANRMGKPTNRLMIQDRPKEEDYFYANPEECLQPSDDELSST from the exons ATGTTTGTACGAGGAAGAGAGAATATACAGAGATTGATGTGCAAggtggagaagaaggagagaaaGGGAGTGATGGGATTTAAGGTGTTGGGAGGCGGCGGAGGAGGAGGGGAAAAGTTAAAGAACTCGATGCTGGTCACGGCGGCGTCGTCGCCGTCGAGGTCGAAAATGAAGCTGTGGATGATCCGTGCGACTTCGTCGGTTTTGTTGTGGACGTGCATCGTGCAATTAACGGCTCTGGGGGATATGTGGGGTCCTAGGGTTTTGAAAGGGTGGCCTGCTTGTTTCTCTCTGGAGTCCGCCGCCGCCTCCTCCGTCTTGCAAGACAGGTTGCCTTCCCTTCCGGCCAGAGCTCTTCCGCCCAAGA GGGTTTATAAAAACAATGGTTACCTGATGGTATCATGCAATGGTGGACTCAATCAAATGAGAGCAGCG ATATGTGACATGGTTGCTATCGCAAGATATTTGAACGTCACTCTTATAGTCCCTGAACTTGACAAAACCTCCTTTTGGGCTGATCCCAG TGAATTCAAAGACATATTTGATGTGGATCATTTCATCACATCCTTGAGAGATGAGGTTCGCATATTGAAAGAGCTGCCTCCCAGGGTAAAGAGGAGAGTGGAGCTAGGAATGTTTTATACCATGCCACCAGTTAGTTGGTCTGATATGTCTTATTATCGTAATCAG ATTCTTCCTCTGATACAAAAATACAAAGTTGTACATCTGAATAGAACTGATGCTCGACTTGCCAATAATGGACAACCTTTGGAGATTCAGAAACTTCGCTGCCGAGTTAATTTCAGTGCTCTGAGATTCACTTCTCAGATAGAGGAGTTGGGCAGAAGGGTTATCAGGCTTCTAAGGCAAAATGGTCCATTCCTTGTACTTCATCTTAGATATGAAATGGACATGTTGGCATTTTCTGGTTGTACCCAAGGTTGTAACATCGAGGAGGTGGAAGAGTTGACAAGAATGAG ATATGCTTATCCCTGGTGGaaagagaaaataataaattctGATCTGAAAAGGAAAGATGGTTTGTGTCCTCTGACACCTGAAGAAACCGCTCTTACATTGAGTGCCCTTGACATTGACCGCGATATTCAGATTTATATCGCAGCTGGTGAAATCTATGGCGCAGAGAGGAGAATGGCAAGTCTTCGAGAGGCTTTTCCAAAATTG GTCAGAAAAGAGACACTGCTGGAACCATCAGACCTTAGGTTCTTTCAAAACCACTCATCCCAAATGGCAGCATTGGATTATCTTGTCTCATTGGAGAGTGATATCTTCGTTCCCACATATGATGGAAACATGGCTAAAGTGGTTGAAGGCCATCGCAG GTTTCTTGGGTTCAAGAAGACAATCCTACTGGACAGAAGGCTTCTTGTTGATTTGATAGACCGGTACACTAGTGGATCATTGAATTGGGATGAATTTTCATCTGCGGTAAAGGAAGCTCATGCAAATCGCATGGGGAAACCAACTAATAGGTTGATGATCCAAGACCGACCTAAAGAGGAGGACTATTTCTATGCCAACCCGGAAGAGTGTTTGCAACCATCAGATGATGAACTAAGTAGTACGTGA